ATCACCATCTAACGTAATAGCATTAAGTTTGTGTTTTTTAGCTAGTTTTAAACCTTGGCCTAATTCCTTGACTACAATAGTTTTGCCGAAGACGTGTTTGACAgccttttcaaatctgGGTTGgtattttatctttttgattAAGGGTGTGAATTGGATCTGAGTTGTAGTATTTGAGGGAAATTTAACGTCACTGTCCAAAAATAACCTGTTCAGCGGGATAAACGTGACTCTTCCACCCTTCATACGATATAATTCGTTCATAATTAGAGTGGCCGTTTCCTCAGTATCTACTACGATATGGAAAAGAGAGTTTCCACCGACCACTTCAGCACATGCTTTGTATTTATCATTGACTTTAATCAGCTCACCTAATGTACCAAAAACTGATTCTGGCGATATTTTCAGCTTTTCtgtgatttctttgacattTATTATACCATTTGCCAATGACCTACTCATAGTTTCGTTGACATTTCTTTGGTTTTGATTGACGTCGCTCAACAAGGTTTCCAAGATTGTTTGcagtttttgttcttttctcCACAGTTCTTTACGAGTGTCTAAACTTTCATTCAGTCTCTGCTTCAGATTGATTAATTCCGAATCAAAATCTTCTAGTTGACCTTTGATATCTGGCCCATTGATAGAATCAGCCAAATCTTCAATCTCTTCATCAAGCTTGGAATACTGTTCCTTCAAAGACGTACGATCCATTTGCAATTTACTTCCTAATTCATTCAGATTTTGCATCGAAGATTCTAATTCTTCAATCTCTGAATAAATCCACGCATTGCGCTCCtcctttgatttgaaaCGAGCATATTCACCCTTTTTAAAAATCAAATctctttgcttttgttgTAGGGAAGCCAAATGAAGTTTGTACATTGCTTCTTCCTTCGTCAGTTCCTGATATCTTGGTAAGATCTTGGACAGCTTTTGTTGTCTCTGCTTTATTATAGATTTAACCTCTTTCAGAGTTGCGCCATCCAAGTTTCTCTGTTCTCCGTTCGACTCGATTTGTAGCTGGACATCCTTAATCTTCACATTAATATTGGttaaattttgagaaatctCAGACTCCCGTAGTTTTGCCTGTGGTAAATCCGTCGTATTCTTGATCTTCAAGGAAGCTTCAATATTTGATAGATTTTTGGAGACTTGCCCGATCATATCTTCCCTTTTGTCTAATTCCTGAATGTATTGTTCAGAAGAATGAACGGTATTGTTGTAATCACCATCCAATCTTTCCATTTGGTTGATAACGTCATTCAATTCTCGGTCATACAAAGTAAATTGATAAATCTTTCTATTACGTTCTAattcattatatttttctagTTCCTCCCGTTCTTGTTCCATTTCACTTAATTTTGAGTTCAATTCATCCATTTCTTTGCTGATCTGGATCTTTTTCTGCTCCGTCTCCTCCATCTTTTTCAGCGAGGCCTTCAATTTGACTTCAAATGACTTAGCTCCTACAACATCTTCCAGCAATTGTAATCTTTCCTTATCCTTAGCATTAGTCAATGCAACTATCTTACCTTGTGGCACTATGTTGTAAGGATTAGTCATTGAAAATCCCGCGGTTTCCAACATTCTAACGATGTCGCCCTTGGTTACGTTTCTGTCATTCAGTTGATAGTCGTCTTTCTTCAATCCCACTGTTCTTCTAATCGTCACTTCGTCGTCTCCTCTCGACAGCACACCAGAGGGCAATATCATGGAGTGATCTGGATCATGGAATACAATTTCCACTGAGGCGCTCATCACCGAACCACCCGAACCCTGGTGAATGAGCCCCTGTCTCTCCTCCCTCTTAAGATTAGAGTAATCGTCACTCAAAACAAACCTAATAGCAGCAAAGAAGTTCGATTTACCTGAACCGTTAGAACCAATGATAACATTCTGATGCGGCGAGAAATTATCGATAATTGTTTCGTTTCTATACGTCTTAAAACCCTTAATAACCACCCTTTTGATATACATAGCGGGCTTGCACTATTCTTGTCGCGTCAGTAGGCCTCTTCTGCAGATATGGTCTCTATACTGcgtgaagatgaaattgaaactCTTCTTTAAATGATCtctattctttttctttacgCGTCGCGTTCATGCCTTGCTTGTTCttgagattttttttttctttgggcTACTAACAATGGAAATGTGACAGGTGTACACATCGATGACAAACAAGAAGGGAGTCAAGGCGACGTAAAAACTGCTTTAAGGGTAAGGACTTAGTCGTAGGTGCCGATCCAGTAAGTTGTATTCACTGGTTGGTTTGGCATATTACTAAGGCTGGTGTGAACGTCTGCAAAACAACACATGATACTAATTACGGGATACTGTCTTCTGGTCTATAGTATTATTTTACCAGTACTGATATCGGCCATCAAATCATGTGATTTGGCTGAGTTGCAACAACTGAACAAGAACCTGAAAGTAGACACTGAGTCCTTGACAAAATATCAATGGATCGCGGGACAATTAGAACAAAATTGCATGACAACGGAACTAGAAAGTGAGGATATGACAGATGTCATTCGACTGGCTAACCAAATATACTACAAGATTGGGCTGATCCAAATGTCTAATGACCAACACCTGAAGGCCATTGACATattcgaaaaaattgtttccAATGAAACTTATACAGATTCCTTTGGGAAGCTGGCCGAGAAAAGGCTGCAAGAGATGTATAAGGATTTTGGTCTGTGGGATGAGGTGCGTCAAAAGGATGAACACTATACAAAATACCTCTCTTTGAATGAGACTAtcggaaagaaaatactaTCAAAAGATGTTTCCGTGGAGGAGGATCTTTCGGAGCTACTTCGCATAACGCCGTATGATAGAAACATCCTTTCCACTCATATTGATGTTCTTTTCCACAAGATGGTCGAGGAGATTGATGTTTCACTAGCAGCTGCCATTATCTTGGATTACGAAACAATTCTTGACAAACATTTGGCTTCTTTGAGCCTAGATACAAGGCTTTCTATTCATTATGTCATATCGGTCTTGCAGACTTTTGTACTCAATTCCGATGCGTCCTTTAATTTGAGAAAGTGCTTATCCATTGATATGGACAACGATAAGTGTAAAAGGCTAAGTATGGCTATTTCTAAATTAAACAAAGTGAATCCATCCAAAAGACAGATTTTGGATCCGGAAATGTATGCGTTCGAGCGTGAAGGGTCTACAGATTGGGACAAAACTATAGATTTTTACTTGAAGGAGGGAAAGCCATTTATTGCCCAAAAGAAAGTTCTTAGTAAGGATATaacattcaaaaacaacTACTCATTTTTACAGGAGATACTTAAACAATTAATTCAGGATGTGCAACTGTTAAGACCTTTGACAACAAATTTATTTGACGATCCTACCAACATCAATGACTTTGCCAAGCCAAAATCCTACTATCACACTGATTATCTGGTATATATTGACTCCGTTATTTGCCAGGCTTCTACCATGAGTTCGGATGCCAAGAGAACTAAAATGGCAGCACCATTTTGCAAAAAAGTTTTAAAACATTCATTAACGCTAGAAACCTGGAACCACTATCAGGATGCCAAATCTCAGCAAAAACGGTTGCCTGAAACAATTTTGGATGATGTTTGGAATTCCAATCCTCATTTGCTGATGTATATGATAAACTCGATCTTAAACAGAAATAAGTCTAAACCACATTCCCAGTCTAAGAAACAATTGTACGATCAGATAAGTAAGTTTTTCCAGGATAACGGGCTTTCAGAGTCAACAAATCCATACGTGGTAAAAAACTTCCGTTTGTTGCAGAAACAATTACAAGCTTacaaagaacaaaaacatCGGAATTTCAACCAACAACATTtccaacaacagcaacaacaacaacaacagcaacagcacCAGACTCCCCCACAGGGGTCCAGCTATGACCCTAAAAAGGACTATTATAAAACTCTTGGGGTAACACCTAGTGCTACTTcgaaagaaataagaaaagcATACTTGAATTTAACCAAAAAATACCATCCAGATAAGATAAAGGCAAACCATAATGACAAAAAAGAGTCCATTCACGAAACAATGTCACAAATTAATGAGGCATACGAGGCGTTAAGTGACGACaacaagaggaaagaatACGATCTCTCGAGGTCTAATCCTCATCGAAACACATTTGCTCAGGGACCTAGGCAAAGCATGTTCAAAAACCAAGGGAATGGATTTCCATTCAGAAATagtttcaaaatgaattttggtTTCTGATGAGTTACGTTTTATGCGTGCGCACAAGTATGCCGATGCAAGTACAAAcgtatgtatatatacatacgAATAAATATGGGCAAAcccttgaaaaatttgatctTTATAgaatgatttctttttagttATTAAAATCCtcttcctcattttcaccTGCGACAGTAAGGGATGCTGCGTGAATTTCTCTTAATTTGTCCATAATGTCAGTGATGAACGGCCTCAATTCATTGATCTCTAATAAACTTAGATTATCTAATTGCAAATGGGACTCGTTCAAATATTTAAGACCTTTTAATACCTTGACCTGCCTTATTTCTCtcaaatcttgaattttaCCGCGCAATTCGTGAATGGGGTCGTGGAAATCATCTTTAGCCTTACTGAAGAGAATGCGTGCTAAAACAAGCCAGTTCCATGGTAGCTCACTAAACCTATCTGGATGTGCCTTTTCatattgtatttttctatcAAGCTCTTTCGTCGTTAACCACTGTGGTGCTACTATACTGCACTTGGATTGCTGCTTCAGTAACAGAGCAATCCAAAGGACCACCTCGGTAGAGCGCATCGCTACCATATTATTTAGGGCCTTGTCACCCGTCGTGATAAGTTGCCAGCGGTTAGGTGTCTGATCCCGGACTCCTTTATCATTTCTATGAATCTTTTGGCGTGTCGTTATTCTGGGAAAAATCTTTATCGGTTCATTCTCTACAATAAACTGAATTTCCTCTGACGAGAAAGACTGCTGCAGATGCGCTGGTAATGCCATTGTTCTGAAAATATCTCCTATTAGGTCAGGCCGCTAATTATCTATAATATGCcacttttttgtttgtttacCATTTTTATGCCTGCATTTAGGCGactgattttttttcgaaatggaattttttacttgaagaaatttcacACTGGGTTTAGTCATCGCTGAACTTCGAACgaagaatgaaaatgcaaTTCGGCAGAATTGTACAGGTAGGCAGATTCAAGGCATTAGTCGGTCATTGTTCATCATGTGGAAGCATATATTTACGCATGGACTCCGGTATAATCAACCCAAtgcatcttcaaaaagCTTGATTCTGTCCGTTCTGAACTCGACGGCTACAAAACGAGAGGCTAAGGACTATCTTTCGAAATATAGAAACGGGAATGGTCAACATAATCACTGCTTGTTCTTCATTAGAGATCTGCATGAGGTGGCACCTGCAATTTTGACTCAGGTTTCGAGTGCCATAAAAAGGCTCGGAATGCTCGGTTTGCGTCCCATATTTGCAATtccaccatcaccatcaccatcacgTGTAAATATACAAGCAGAGTTACTCGATAGTATTGTTACAAATGCTGATATGAGACCGCTTCATCTTAAAGAGGGCTTGACAAAATCTCGCACTGGGTTATATCATTCTGCTTTGTCACGACAGAGCAAGTTGTTTGATATTGCAAACTCGGATATGATACCAATTATTAAACCCTACGTGTATAATCAAGAAACAGCGTCTGAATTCATGACGACGGATGTCGTAAAATTCATGAATTGTCTATGTCAGGGAGATATTCCGCATATCGACAAgttcttcattttgaatgaagCCGGAGGCATACCCTCAGGAGAAAGACATGACAACGCTCACGTTTTCATAAATCTTTCCCAAGAATTCAGGCATCTGTTCTCGTCTTTGTCTCATAATATACGCACTCTGAGAAAACCAGAACCACGCTCACAGGATTTGTTACACAGGATGGAGCTACATGCTAAACAAGATGAAATATCTTCTCTGGAATGTGAATACCATAATCATTTGGAAGATCTGTTGCTAATGAACAAAGTACTATCAAATCTAGCACCTGCAGCTACGGGATTGATTACCACCATCAAAGCCGCTGCATTATCTTCAGACAGAAGAAATCCTTTAGTATATAACCTCCTTACGGATCGTTCGTTAATATCCTCTTCTTTACCAAGGTTTAAAAAGAACAGCATTGAAATGGACTCATCAACTGATGCGTTAAGTGAACATACGTGGTATGAGCTGCCTTCGCAGCCAGCAAACACGGCACCATCCAATTCAGATGCTGTCTTAGTAACCACTGTTTTAAAAAGGGGAGTTCATATAAAAACGTATGATTATAAGACGTTGACTCAGTTCAACTCCATCGGGCTACCAAAGGAATTTCACGTACCTGAAACAGGAGAAGAGCCTCCTGCCAATTCCTTCAAGTTGGatatcaacaaattcaaagcaATCATAGACCAGAGcttcaaaagatctttgGATGTGCGTGACTATTTAAATAGGATCAACGGACGAATAGCTACAATCATAGTTATAGGTGATT
Above is a window of Saccharomyces kudriavzevii IFO 1802 strain IFO1802 genome assembly, chromosome: 10 DNA encoding:
- the ARG2 gene encoding acetyl-CoA:L-glutamate N-acetyltransferase (similar to Saccharomyces cerevisiae ARG2 (YJL071W); ancestral locus Anc_1.301), encoding MWKHIFTHGLRYNQPNASSKSLILSVLNSTATKREAKDYLSKYRNGNGQHNHCLFFIRDLHEVAPAILTQVSSAIKRLGMLGLRPIFAIPPSPSPSRVNIQAELLDSIVTNADMRPLHLKEGLTKSRTGLYHSALSRQSKLFDIANSDMIPIIKPYVYNQETASEFMTTDVVKFMNCLCQGDIPHIDKFFILNEAGGIPSGERHDNAHVFINLSQEFRHLFSSLSHNIRTLRKPEPRSQDLLHRMELHAKQDEISSLECEYHNHLEDLLLMNKVLSNLAPAATGLITTIKAAALSSDRRNPLVYNLLTDRSLISSSLPRFKKNSIEMDSSTDALSEHTWYELPSQPANTAPSNSDAVLVTTVLKRGVHIKTYDYKTLTQFNSIGLPKEFHVPETGEEPPANSFKLDINKFKAIIDQSFKRSLDVRDYLNRINGRIATIIVIGDYEGIAILTYEGPEKDPFVYLDKFAVLPHLKGSLGISDIIFNLMFKKFPNEILWRSRKDNVVNKWYFQRSVAVLDLSVDLDPEHHDKQQSQFKLFYYGNPQFAKRALRNKTRLREIMKSIRDIKPSWYK
- the JEM1 gene encoding Jem1p (similar to Saccharomyces cerevisiae JEM1 (YJL073W); ancestral locus Anc_1.297) — protein: MILITGYCLLVYSIILPVLISAIKSCDLAELQQLNKNLKVDTESLTKYQWIAGQLEQNCMTTELESEDMTDVIRLANQIYYKIGLIQMSNDQHLKAIDIFEKIVSNETYTDSFGKLAEKRLQEMYKDFGLWDEVRQKDEHYTKYLSLNETIGKKILSKDVSVEEDLSELLRITPYDRNILSTHIDVLFHKMVEEIDVSLAAAIILDYETILDKHLASLSLDTRLSIHYVISVLQTFVLNSDASFNLRKCLSIDMDNDKCKRLSMAISKLNKVNPSKRQILDPEMYAFEREGSTDWDKTIDFYLKEGKPFIAQKKVLSKDITFKNNYSFLQEILKQLIQDVQLLRPLTTNLFDDPTNINDFAKPKSYYHTDYLVYIDSVICQASTMSSDAKRTKMAAPFCKKVLKHSLTLETWNHYQDAKSQQKRLPETILDDVWNSNPHLLMYMINSILNRNKSKPHSQSKKQLYDQISKFFQDNGLSESTNPYVVKNFRLLQKQLQAYKEQKHRNFNQQHFQQQQQQQQQQQHQTPPQGSSYDPKKDYYKTLGVTPSATSKEIRKAYLNLTKKYHPDKIKANHNDKKESIHETMSQINEAYEALSDDNKRKEYDLSRSNPHRNTFAQGPRQSMFKNQGNGFPFRNSFKMNFGF
- the PSF2 gene encoding DNA replication protein PSF2 (similar to Saccharomyces cerevisiae PSF2 (YJL072C); ancestral locus Anc_1.300); its protein translation is MALPAHLQQSFSSEEIQFIVENEPIKIFPRITTRQKIHRNDKGVRDQTPNRWQLITTGDKALNNMVAMRSTEVVLWIALLLKQQSKCSIVAPQWLTTKELDRKIQYEKAHPDRFSELPWNWLVLARILFSKAKDDFHDPIHELRGKIQDLREIRQVKVLKGLKYLNESHLQLDNLSLLEINELRPFITDIMDKLREIHAASLTVAGENEEEDFNN
- the SMC3 gene encoding cohesin subunit SMC3 (similar to Saccharomyces cerevisiae SMC3 (YJL074C); ancestral locus Anc_1.295) yields the protein MYIKRVVIKGFKTYRNETIIDNFSPHQNVIIGSNGSGKSNFFAAIRFVLSDDYSNLKREERQGLIHQGSGGSVMSASVEIVFHDPDHSMILPSGVLSRGDDEVTIRRTVGLKKDDYQLNDRNVTKGDIVRMLETAGFSMTNPYNIVPQGKIVALTNAKDKERLQLLEDVVGAKSFEVKLKASLKKMEETEQKKIQISKEMDELNSKLSEMEQEREELEKYNELERNRKIYQFTLYDRELNDVINQMERLDGDYNNTVHSSEQYIQELDKREDMIGQVSKNLSNIEASLKIKNTTDLPQAKLRESEISQNLTNINVKIKDVQLQIESNGEQRNLDGATLKEVKSIIKQRQQKLSKILPRYQELTKEEAMYKLHLASLQQKQRDLIFKKGEYARFKSKEERNAWIYSEIEELESSMQNLNELGSKLQMDRTSLKEQYSKLDEEIEDLADSINGPDIKGQLEDFDSELINLKQRLNESLDTRKELWRKEQKLQTILETLLSDVNQNQRNVNETMSRSLANGIINVKEITEKLKISPESVFGTLGELIKVNDKYKACAEVVGGNSLFHIVVDTEETATLIMNELYRMKGGRVTFIPLNRLFLDSDVKFPSNTTTQIQFTPLIKKIKYQPRFEKAVKHVFGKTIVVKELGQGLKLAKKHKLNAITLDGDRADKRGLLTGGYLDQHKRTRLDSLKNLNESRNQHKKLIGELEVVKNELNNVDAIIDQVNGNIRRVSNDRESVLTNIEICRTSLNTKKNEKLILEETLNATVLKLERQKTNLSLAQEKLNTYKNDLLQDFDSELSREEKERLESLTKEINILHNKLDVTSDALEGITSTIDSLNAELESKLIPQENDLEAKMAEVGDAFILGLQDELKELQLEMESAEKQHEDAALELSTVQGEIETLIAEETNNKKLLEKANNQQRLLLKKLDNFQKSVEKTMIKKTTLVSRREELQQRIREIGLLPEDALINDFSDITSDQLLQKLNDMNTEISGLKNVNKRAFENFKKFNEKRKDLSERASELDESKNSIQDLIVRLKQQKVSAVDSTFQKVSENFETVFERLVPRGTAKLVIHRRNENVGDQTDSADVEMDADASKVTSSRDGETVYTGVSISVSFNSKQNEQLHVEQLSGGQKTVCAIALILAIQMVDPASFYLFDEIDAALDKQYRTAVATLIKELSNDAQFICTTFRTDMLQVADKFFRVKYENKISTVIEVNKEEAIGFIRGSNKFAEV